AGTACTTCTTGCCACTATATCATCGAATCCATCAATATTTAATTCTTCGATTATTATACCTAGAGAGAAAATATCTGACTGTCTTGAGTATCCATCAATAACAACATTGTGATCGAAATATTTTGGTGTTCTTGGGAAATGGCCTGCTAGTGTTAGAATTTTGCTGGCTTCGGACGGATCCATGTGTCTTGCAATTCCAAAGTCAGATATTTTATAAATTCCGTTAGAGAACTTTAATATATTTTGGGGTTTTATATCACGGTGTAGATAACCTTTGGAATGAATCCAATCTATTCCTTCTGCTATCATTAACACAATGTTTATTTTTTCTTTTCTACTTAGCTTTCCTGATTTAATTTCATTGTCTAAATTTGACTCGGCAAGCTCCATTATAAACCATGGAGGGGTCGTATCTAGATTGCATATGAATATTTGAGCAACATTCTTATGAAGGCATAAATCTTGAAGTTTTACTTCTCTTATAAACCTTGAAATTAAGTCAGGGTCTTCATGTTGATTGATTAATATTTTTCTAGCGTATTCACCACAGATAACGTTTTGAGTGTTTTTAACTCTTACTTTTTCAACTACCCCAAAACTACCAGTTCCGATCTGGTTCATTGGTTCTATTATGTAATTGCTATGTGGAATCACATCAAACTCCTAGATTTTAATGTTATTTTCCATGGTGGTTGTATTTTATTTTTATTAAATAATTATCAGTGTTGAGGTCATATTTATTAACCCCCAAAAGACACGTATTGATAACTATCCGTATAGTATTATTATCACTAACCTCTAACAATACTGTTAATTTATCAGGGGGGGATTTTAACCCAAATTATGTCGAAATTTTTGTGATGAGTGGTTCGGTAAGAATGCTTTTAATTTTTTACTTTTTGTTTTTTAAAGCTATTTTATTATTACCACTTACTGGCTTTGGATTATGGGGTGGTCGTATGTGAGTCATCAATGTGTAAAGCATATTTAGTTATGAAGTACCAATTGCTAGCCTCAATTCGCATTAACTTTGGACTAACTGGCTTACCCTACCCGCCAATACTAGTCTCTGGACTCATCTTTGGTCTGTTTTCGCTGGCGGCGTTTGATCTCGCTTTTTACTGCGGTGATGATGAATTGCGCCTTTGTCTCACCAGCTTCAAGACTGCTTTCCATTTCAGCAACAACGTCGTGCGGGAATCTTGCATTCAACTGCTGTGATTTGTTGTTAATTGAACCCGTTGCCATTGCTGGATCTCCATGCACTAAGTGCGATCCAGTATACGTAAAAATAATTCTAAAAAATACCTTGAGGTGCGATTCACTTGGGCGTAATGTTAGCTGCATAGGTGCGATTCACCTATAAAATACGAAGCCCGGCAGTGTTGGAGCACTAACCGAGCCTCTAACCACAATGTTATTGGAGCTAACACTATGGCTGATATCCAGTCTACCCAAACTCGCCCCGAATTTCAGTATCGCTTTCTTGCTTTGGGAATCTCTTCCCAATGTGTCGTGCATATTATCGCTACCACCGAACGTCAGGCGCGGGAGCATTCCCCTGATGGTCATGTCATGGTCTTCGCTGGCCGCCTGCCTGCTTAGGGGGGGCGCCATGTTTGATAACACGCCGTTAGAACCCGAAGAAGCGCTCGATCAGTGTCGTGCGCTGGCTTACGCTATTGTTGAATTGAACCATCCAGAATCGAAAGAGATCTTAACGTTCGTGTTGGCAGAGCGATTAGATAACCTATACCGAATTCTTCATACGCCGGAGACGGATACACAAGAAGGGATGAGTCATTAACAACGTCGCGGACACAATGCTCAGGCCGCCACGCTAAGGCTGTTTTTGCCTTAATCAAGGGCAAAGAAAAAGGCGCTTAACCCGAAAGGTAAAGCGCCTTTTTTCAAATGCTTAACTGATTAGTATCAGTTCATGCCGTATTTTTTCAATTTCTTACGCAGAGTACCGCGATTGATGCCCATCATCAGGGCGGCGCGGGTTTGGTTACCGCGGGTGTATTGCATCACCATGTCCAACAGTGGCTGCTCAACTTCAGCCAGTACCAGCTCATAAAGGTCACTTACATCCTGACCGTTCAATTGAGCAAAATAGTTCTTCAGTGCCTGTTTAACCGAGTCGCGCAGGGGTTTTTGGGTTACCTGAGCCTGAGAGTTTACAGTGGAAACGGTCAGTACGTCAGAATTCACGCGTTGTTCGAACATAGTTCTGTCAGCTCTTTTTCTGTTTACGCAAGATTTTCAAAATATGCCTTCAACGCCTCCAGCTGCTCGCTGGCATCCTCAATGGCGTTGAATGTGCGCCTAAACTGGTCGTTTGGGGCATGCTCCTGGAGATACCAGGATACGTGCTTACGAGCGATACGAAATCCCTTGCCTGGACCATAAAAGTCGTGCAATTCCCGTATGTGCTCGATCAACAAGCGCTTGACCTCTGCCAACGGCATTGGTGCCAGCAACTCCCCTGTGTCCAGATAATGCTGGATTTCCCGAAAGATCCAGGGTCTTCCCTGAGCGGCTCGTCCTATCATCAGGGCATCAGCCCCGGTGTAGTCCAGAACCGCTCTGGCTTTATGCGGGTCTGTAATGTCGCCATTCGCAATAATTGGAATGGTAACGGCCTGCTTAACTGCCCGAATGCTGTCGTACTCGGCGGAACCATTGAACAGGCACGCACGGGTGCGTCCGTGAATGGTTAACGCCTGAATGCCACAGTCTTCAGCCAGTTTGGCAATTTCTACACAGTTGCGGTGCTCTGGTGCCCAACCGGTACGGATTTTCAGTGTCACCGGCACGTCTACCGCTTTCACTACCGCAGAGAGGATCTGTTTGACCAAATCCGGATACTGCAATAACGCAGATCCTGCCATCTTGCGGTTCACCTTCTTCGCCGGGCAGCCCATATTGATGTCAATGATTTGTGCGCCGGAATCAGCATTGATTCTCGCTGCCGCCGCCATCTCATCGGGGTCACAACCGGCAATCTGCACGGCTCTGATACCCGGTTCATCGCTATGAACCATTCGCAAACGCGATTTGTCTGAACGCCACACTTCCGGGTTGGAAGAAAGCATTTCAGACACGGTCATTCCAGCGCCCATCGCGTGACAGAGTGCTCTAAATGGGCGATCGCTAATACCAGCCATTGGGGCTGCTATCAAACGATTGGTAAGCTGAAATTGTCCAATGTGCATAGACAAAAATTGACCATACTGTGCCTGCAAGGGCGCGTATATTACGCATTTTTTACGTCAGATGAAAGGCCAAACTTTGACCAATTTACGGCTATCGATCAATGAAAATGCACATCGTGAAGATGTGTAAAAATATTATCCATATTTAACAGCTAGTTATATTTTTATGGCGATTTTTTGTTCTGGGAAATATTCATCTGTTTACAGAATTTTATCTGTAAGCGTAGCCATTTTTAGTGGAGATACAGCAGGCTATCAATGCGTTATCAGTGAAATGCGTTGGTTAATGCGGCAAAAAAGGATACTGATTCATCAGAGGCTGGTCGACAGACGGCCTGACCAGCCTCGCGAGTAGCTTAATGGATGATGACGCGGCCATTAAGCGGCTGTATGGGGCGATTATTGGCGTGATGCATGACCGAACGGAACTGGTTTATCTGTTCAGCGGAGGCGGTGACGGGGTGATCCAGCACGAGCCAGCGAATACCTTCTGAGCACGGTGGCGTGGTGAGTGACCCGCTAAACCGATAGTAGTTTAATGATGTTGGTAACAGAGCTTGAATCGCGATTGGCGTGCGCATCTCCACCGCCTGATTAACCTGAGCCGGAATCTGCTGCCATGCCATGGCTAATTGTGGATTGGCCTCTCCTTGCTGAAACATCAACGCGATAACGGTAAGCGCGCCAGCCGCGTCTTTATAGACAAAATGGCCTTCCAGCGGGAACTGCTTACCGTCAATTTCATTCTCGCTCGGTGCGTGAAAGTGAAACTGTTGCAAGGTGAATGTCTCGTTATCCAGCAACAGCGTATTCCCTGTACTGACGTTAACCTGAACGGTATGCCCGTTGTTGATAATGTGCTGCGTCCCTGGCAGGAAAGCCAACTGTAAAGGGTCGTGTTGAGCGTTCAGTGCCTGGCGGATATTGATGGGAGATTGGTTTTTACCGGTTTCACACAGCGAGAAGTCTGGAGATAGCTTTCCCCAGTGTGCGGGATCGCCATTGCCTTCGTAGCCCCAGTGAACCGGATCGGCCGCCAAGGCGGAAAAGCTGGCGGACAGCATCAATACGATAGAGAGTTTACCTTTCATTTTTCATCCCTTGAAAATAATGATACGGCATCGTTGAGCGCCAGGCGCAGGTGCGTCTGGTCACTTGCCGAGCTGCATCATACGCCAGCTTTTCGGGATCAATCGTGAGATATAGCAAGAAGAAAGGCGCCCACCGTTGCACATACGGTGGGCGGGACTCGCGGGGTAATACTATTACGATGCGCGGCGTTGGCCGGTAATGCGGCACCACTCTTCGCGTTCAGCGACTGGGTCGAGCGTGAATTTGTCTTCGTATGCTTCTGCGACGCCTTCGGCCTGCGTCGCTAGTACGCCGGACAAG
The genomic region above belongs to Pectobacterium colocasium and contains:
- a CDS encoding protein kinase family protein, with protein sequence MIPHSNYIIEPMNQIGTGSFGVVEKVRVKNTQNVICGEYARKILINQHEDPDLISRFIREVKLQDLCLHKNVAQIFICNLDTTPPWFIMELAESNLDNEIKSGKLSRKEKINIVLMIAEGIDWIHSKGYLHRDIKPQNILKFSNGIYKISDFGIARHMDPSEASKILTLAGHFPRTPKYFDHNVVIDGYSRQSDIFSLGIIIEELNIDGFDDIVARSTDRKLKKRYVSAEQLIIDIRRIGEVI
- a CDS encoding YlcI/YnfO family protein, which translates into the protein MATGSINNKSQQLNARFPHDVVAEMESSLEAGETKAQFIITAVKSEIKRRQRKQTKDESRD
- a CDS encoding host cell division inhibitor Icd-like protein; this translates as MADIQSTQTRPEFQYRFLALGISSQCVVHIIATTERQAREHSPDGHVMVFAGRLPA
- the fis gene encoding DNA-binding transcriptional regulator Fis; amino-acid sequence: MFEQRVNSDVLTVSTVNSQAQVTQKPLRDSVKQALKNYFAQLNGQDVSDLYELVLAEVEQPLLDMVMQYTRGNQTRAALMMGINRGTLRKKLKKYGMN
- the dusB gene encoding tRNA dihydrouridine synthase DusB, with the translated sequence MHIGQFQLTNRLIAAPMAGISDRPFRALCHAMGAGMTVSEMLSSNPEVWRSDKSRLRMVHSDEPGIRAVQIAGCDPDEMAAAARINADSGAQIIDINMGCPAKKVNRKMAGSALLQYPDLVKQILSAVVKAVDVPVTLKIRTGWAPEHRNCVEIAKLAEDCGIQALTIHGRTRACLFNGSAEYDSIRAVKQAVTIPIIANGDITDPHKARAVLDYTGADALMIGRAAQGRPWIFREIQHYLDTGELLAPMPLAEVKRLLIEHIRELHDFYGPGKGFRIARKHVSWYLQEHAPNDQFRRTFNAIEDASEQLEALKAYFENLA
- a CDS encoding carbonic anhydrase; this translates as MKGKLSIVLMLSASFSALAADPVHWGYEGNGDPAHWGKLSPDFSLCETGKNQSPINIRQALNAQHDPLQLAFLPGTQHIINNGHTVQVNVSTGNTLLLDNETFTLQQFHFHAPSENEIDGKQFPLEGHFVYKDAAGALTVIALMFQQGEANPQLAMAWQQIPAQVNQAVEMRTPIAIQALLPTSLNYYRFSGSLTTPPCSEGIRWLVLDHPVTASAEQINQFRSVMHHANNRPIQPLNGRVIIH